The following DNA comes from Pithys albifrons albifrons isolate INPA30051 chromosome 17, PitAlb_v1, whole genome shotgun sequence.
gagggagctgggggggctcagcctggagaaacggaggctcaggagggaccttctggctctctgcaacgacctgacaggagcagggagccagggcaggatcAGGTTCtcctccagggaacagggacaggacaaggggaaatggcctcaagcagtgccaggggaggggcaggttggataTCAAGGGGAATTTCTTCCAGAAAGCATGGACAGGTATTTGAaggggctgcccaaggaggtggtggaCTCAGGGCTCTGGTCTGGGTGACAAGATGGAGGTCAagcacaggttggactcgatggtcttggagagcttttccaacctcagtgactCTGGGATTCTAtgtctgttttcctgctgctccttcctgatCTGGCTCAGCAACCCCCTCTGCTGCAGAGGGCTCTGTGAGCCCCTGGGCCTGTCCCCCGTGGCAGTGACACTCACCCTGTGTGTGTTGTTGACAACCAGGGGGTCGGGGTGGCCGTAGTTGGGTGGGTTGGCATAGGGGTCATAGCCGAGCCTGGCGAGCATCGGGGCGATGTGGGCCATGTCTTGCAGCACATCCCCCGGGATGTGCCCGATCCATTTCGATAATGCCTCCATGTTCACCGGCTTGATCACCTGGTCTGTTGATCTTTCTATcctgggaaagaaaggaaaaaaacgaAAGACACTAAAGCTGGATTTCACACACGTGTTGGGCTCACAAAgaacagccccagccaggctggctgcCACCTCAACATCGAATCTCAGGGTGGTTTGGATAGGatgagaccttaaagatcatttagtcaAACTCCTGCCAtgtttttgaacactttcagtgatgtgactccaccactgccctggtcAACCTGTTTCAATGACTGACCACCCTAtctatgaagaaattttcccaaagatccaatctaaacctcccatggcacaacttgaggctgcTTCCTCTTGTCCTAGAAGGGGGATCCATCCTGCACTGGGGTCAAGGTGTTACCAGGACACCTCTgcttattacagaaaaataaggtAAGATGTGTGGGCTGTAGCACAGATACACCACAGGGCCCCTCTGAAAATCAAAAACCTTATCTGTTCAAGGAACCTGGGCAAAATTTGCTCTGAGCAAACAGGGAGGCAGAACCAGCTGCATACCCACAGCATCCCAGagcactggagcagctgcacatccccctggctcctgctgccctcaccACTGGGGCACCCGCAATTGATACAGAGACTTGGATAATTCCCTTACACAGCTGATTAAATTTTGCTAAGCCTGACTTAAGCCTTCcacttagaaaagaaaaagcattaaaagaggaaaagaaagtgggAGAAGGTAAacacccccagcacacagagaggccaggaggcagtgctgggtgtgccTCCACAGAGCAGGGGTTGCTTTGattctgcagcaccagccccagacCTGGCAAGAACTGCTGCTTATTAGCAGCACAACTAATCACACTGAGGAGGCATCTGAGGACGGGTGGAGGAAGAGGCATTAAAGAGCTCACGTTTCAGAGCAAGCAGTTCTTTGCAAATTAAgagactgaaataatttctgcaatGTCAAGAGAGATTAAACAGTCACCTGCTCCTGAAATCCTTGCTTGACAAGCTGCTCTGTGGAGTACAACAGATTGAGAGCATTAAAGCCATCTCTTACTCAGAAACACAAACCCTCTTGCAGTACAACTGATATGCTGTCGCTTCTGCATCCAAGAATCAAACAGAAACACCAGCAATGCAGCTTTGTCCCCAGTTTTAGCCTTGCCCTGCTTCACATAAAGAAAATGCTCCTTGGAAAAGCTGACAAAGGAGCTGAGACTCACTTGGAAAGCGACACCCCACCCGGCTTCCCGATGAGCTCCTCGTGGTGCAGCACCGTGTCGCTCCAGGAGATGTCCAGGAACTTCATGATGTTGTGCATGGACTGCTCGGggtgcagcaccagctgctcGTAGTAGACAGGCAGGCAGCGGGCACGGCCAACCTCCAGGCACTGGGAGTACATCACCTCGATGGCTTTGTTCCACTTGGTCAGGCAGTCCCGGTAGCTGTTCAGGTCGAAGCCCGCAATCGTCACCTTCCGTGTGATCATGGAGTGCACCGAAGCCCGCCCATCCCGCACCATCAGCAGGAATTTGGAATTGGGGAACAGCCTGGACAGGTACACAGAGGACTTGAGCGTGAAGGGGTCCTTGTTGCACAAGTACCTGGCGGGCTCACCATGCTTGGCGATCACTTCCAGGATGAAGGCCTGCATGGCGGCATCCAGGACCTGGTCCGTCACCCCTGCCTCGTCCAGGCGCATCTTCTCCCGCCCGGACTTGGACCAGGCCTGACGCATGGCCAGCACGCGGGGGATGATGCGGGTCTCCTCCCCGCAGCGCACCTCAGGGTGGGCGTCCAGCATGGCCCTCATCAGCGTGGTGCCGCTGCGCGGGACACCCCCGATGAAGATCAGGGGCATGTCCTTGCTGTAGCGGTACTCGACGTGGTTGGCGTCCATCATGACCAGCTCCTCGTTCTCGGGTCTCATCAGCCTGTGCCTCCTCT
Coding sequences within:
- the TPST2 gene encoding protein-tyrosine sulfotransferase 2; translation: MRVTMRRVLLVLGSVAALMVTLHLGQQVLECQQVLNERRHRLMRPENEELVMMDANHVEYRYSKDMPLIFIGGVPRSGTTLMRAMLDAHPEVRCGEETRIIPRVLAMRQAWSKSGREKMRLDEAGVTDQVLDAAMQAFILEVIAKHGEPARYLCNKDPFTLKSSVYLSRLFPNSKFLLMVRDGRASVHSMITRKVTIAGFDLNSYRDCLTKWNKAIEVMYSQCLEVGRARCLPVYYEQLVLHPEQSMHNIMKFLDISWSDTVLHHEELIGKPGGVSLSKIERSTDQVIKPVNMEALSKWIGHIPGDVLQDMAHIAPMLARLGYDPYANPPNYGHPDPLVVNNTHRVLKGDYKTPAHLKGHLQVTQNTSSSH